One Clostridia bacterium DNA segment encodes these proteins:
- a CDS encoding homoserine dehydrogenase, with protein MVYIGILGYGVVGSGVAEVIRKNSSSIKVRAGEEIKVKKILDIRDFSDSPDKDVLTKNSDDIFSDDSISIVVETIGGARIAYDFTKKALQAGKSVVTSNKELVATHGPELLKLARENNVSYLFEASVGGGIPIIRPLNRCLAANEISGIIGILNGTTNYILTQMKRDGKNFAEALKEAQEKGYAEADPTADIEGHDACRKIAILSSIAYNEFVDYKDIYTEGITRISLEDMHYAEAMNSAIKLIGMSKRIDGKVFARVSPALVSKTSPLSNVEDVFNAIVVKGNAIGDAMFYGRGAGKLPTASAVVADVIDIVKHAEGTIGTTWVVKEESNTINKDEVETKFFIRVKTEDIKRTEISIGELFGNINRVKTGNISVEDEVAFVTGRIPEKRLAEIVNKLKDFEFVIDIANMIRVLDE; from the coding sequence ATGGTATATATAGGTATATTGGGTTATGGTGTTGTTGGATCTGGAGTTGCTGAAGTTATCAGAAAAAACAGCTCCAGTATAAAAGTAAGGGCAGGAGAAGAAATCAAGGTAAAGAAAATTCTTGATATCCGTGATTTTTCTGACAGCCCTGACAAAGATGTCCTGACAAAAAATTCGGATGATATATTCTCTGATGATTCAATAAGCATAGTAGTAGAAACAATTGGTGGAGCCAGAATAGCATATGATTTTACTAAAAAGGCCCTGCAAGCGGGTAAAAGTGTAGTAACCTCAAATAAAGAATTGGTTGCAACACACGGTCCGGAACTTCTAAAACTTGCCAGGGAGAATAATGTAAGCTATCTTTTTGAAGCAAGCGTTGGTGGAGGTATACCGATCATACGGCCTTTAAACAGGTGTCTGGCTGCAAATGAGATAAGCGGAATCATTGGAATACTCAATGGGACAACCAATTACATTCTTACCCAGATGAAGAGGGATGGGAAAAATTTTGCTGAAGCACTGAAGGAAGCTCAGGAAAAAGGCTATGCAGAAGCAGATCCCACTGCTGATATCGAGGGACATGATGCTTGCAGGAAAATAGCTATTTTATCATCAATTGCATATAATGAATTTGTAGACTATAAAGATATTTACACTGAAGGAATTACCAGAATCAGTCTTGAGGATATGCATTATGCTGAAGCTATGAATTCTGCAATAAAACTCATTGGAATGAGTAAACGTATTGATGGAAAGGTTTTTGCGAGGGTAAGTCCGGCGTTGGTCAGTAAAACCAGCCCATTGTCTAACGTTGAGGATGTATTTAATGCAATAGTTGTTAAAGGTAATGCTATTGGAGATGCAATGTTTTATGGACGCGGTGCAGGAAAGCTTCCTACTGCAAGTGCAGTGGTTGCAGATGTAATTGATATAGTGAAGCATGCGGAAGGCACTATAGGGACTACATGGGTAGTAAAGGAAGAGAGTAACACAATTAATAAAGATGAAGTAGAGACAAAATTTTTCATAAGAGTAAAAACTGAGGATATAAAAAGAACAGAGATTTCCATAGGGGAATTATTTGGAAATATAAACAGGGTCAAAACAGGGAATATATCTGTTGAGGATGAAGTTGCTTTTGTAACAGGAAGAATACCTGAAAAACGCCTTGCGGAAATTGTTAATAAACTGAAGGATTTTGAATTTGTTATTGATATAGCAAACATGATCAGGGTTTTGGATGAATAG
- a CDS encoding HAMP domain-containing histidine kinase — MRGGKKSVGTFIMRHSKMGIVLTYNVVTLVIGIVFFPILPVIMGYPPGFLPVTQTLGTSYLLQYIVILVLAITTGTVALITAFKGLGKWSEFIASSTEYTKQLQEIRKKCINIPYLIYIFQIFFISIPIILVMIFVYIITKIPVVTLLKIITAVFSFFSLAAIVSHTFSKRIFTQILLKTYKGEELQGIRISLRKKIFLQMLPISIVAILFTGMLGYSRLMEEKGDLVYKICKNYLFETVEKIGDAEEPERIFETLKGLEIEGTKISYFVVTEKGKFIASDGYKPTAFFNYYVKNPLNGDRIYGDTTEVQGVETRVKGKNGDFLVGIRFEVASERTVVFFLAAFFILLIFNIFVLYFFSKSLSGEISLVADSLTEIAEGEYVDLDRKLAVVSNDELADLVISFNKIQEREKEHIREIEEKHAIMMEQERLASLGQLIGGIAHNLRTPIMSIAGAIEGLKDLIKEYDESIDDEKVTREDHHEIAKEMKSWIEKMKPYCTYMSDIITAVKGQTVQKGNQEENSFTLYELHKRIEILFEYELRKQHCKLNTVYNMDMDTRIQGDISVLVQVLNNLIVNAVDAYDSSGGNIELTVNRSEKVIEFIVRDHGRGIPADLQSKLFKEMVTTKGTKGTGLGLYMSYSNIKARFCGKMRFESEEGKGTAFYIYIPVK; from the coding sequence ATGAGGGGTGGTAAAAAGTCTGTAGGAACTTTCATTATGCGGCATAGTAAGATGGGTATAGTTCTTACTTATAACGTAGTAACGCTAGTTATCGGTATTGTGTTTTTCCCTATACTTCCTGTTATTATGGGCTATCCTCCAGGATTTCTGCCAGTAACGCAGACACTTGGAACAAGCTACTTGTTACAGTATATTGTTATTCTGGTTCTGGCGATAACCACTGGTACCGTTGCACTAATTACAGCTTTTAAAGGTTTAGGAAAGTGGAGTGAATTTATAGCCTCAAGTACGGAATACACCAAGCAGCTTCAGGAAATAAGAAAAAAGTGCATAAATATACCTTACTTAATATATATATTCCAGATATTTTTTATTAGTATCCCAATAATACTGGTTATGATTTTCGTTTATATCATTACTAAAATTCCTGTTGTTACTTTATTGAAGATAATTACAGCTGTATTTTCATTCTTTTCCCTTGCTGCTATCGTATCACATACTTTTTCTAAGCGTATATTCACGCAAATACTTCTGAAGACATATAAGGGAGAGGAATTGCAGGGAATTAGAATAAGTCTGAGAAAGAAAATATTCCTTCAGATGCTTCCTATATCCATTGTTGCAATTCTATTCACCGGGATGCTCGGATACTCCAGATTAATGGAGGAAAAGGGCGACCTGGTCTATAAAATTTGTAAAAACTATCTGTTCGAAACTGTAGAAAAGATAGGAGATGCAGAAGAGCCCGAAAGAATTTTTGAGACGTTAAAAGGCTTGGAGATAGAGGGGACAAAAATAAGCTATTTTGTTGTTACTGAAAAAGGGAAGTTTATTGCTTCAGACGGATATAAACCTACAGCTTTCTTTAACTATTATGTAAAAAATCCGCTGAATGGCGACAGAATATATGGTGACACTACAGAAGTCCAAGGGGTAGAAACCAGAGTCAAAGGGAAGAATGGTGATTTTCTCGTTGGAATAAGATTTGAGGTAGCCTCAGAAAGAACAGTAGTATTCTTTTTGGCAGCATTTTTTATTCTTCTTATATTTAATATTTTTGTCTTATACTTTTTTTCGAAGTCTTTATCGGGTGAAATTTCCCTCGTTGCGGACAGTCTCACGGAAATTGCTGAGGGTGAGTATGTAGATCTTGATAGAAAGCTGGCAGTTGTATCAAATGACGAATTAGCTGATTTGGTAATATCCTTCAACAAGATTCAGGAAAGAGAAAAAGAGCATATAAGGGAAATAGAAGAAAAACATGCGATTATGATGGAACAGGAGAGGCTTGCATCTTTAGGACAGCTAATAGGAGGAATCGCCCATAACTTGAGAACGCCTATCATGTCCATTGCCGGAGCTATAGAGGGGTTGAAGGATCTTATAAAAGAGTATGACGAATCAATTGATGATGAAAAAGTAACAAGAGAAGACCACCACGAAATAGCAAAAGAGATGAAATCATGGATTGAGAAGATGAAGCCGTATTGTACATATATGTCCGATATTATCACTGCGGTAAAAGGACAGACTGTACAAAAGGGAAATCAGGAAGAGAACAGTTTCACACTTTATGAACTCCATAAAAGAATAGAAATTCTTTTTGAATATGAGCTGCGAAAACAGCACTGTAAACTGAACACAGTGTATAATATGGATATGGATACAAGGATACAAGGCGATATAAGCGTACTTGTACAGGTTTTGAATAATCTTATTGTAAATGCAGTAGATGCATATGACAGTTCAGGTGGAAATATTGAACTTACTGTTAACCGGAGTGAAAAGGTTATAGAATTTATAGTCAGAGATCATGGAAGAGGTATACCTGCAGACCTGCAAAGCAAGCTGTTTAAAGAGATGGTGACCACAAAAGGTACTAAGGGGACGGGATTGGGTCTATACATGTCTTATTCGAATATTAAAGCCAGATTCTGCGGGAAAATGAGGTTCGAATCAGAAGAGGGAAAAGGAACTGCATTTTATATCTATATACCTGTGAAATAA
- a CDS encoding ACT domain-containing protein, with protein MNKNSTYFLVDASVLPEVFSKVIEVKKLLSKEKIKAVNEAVKEVGLSRSAYYKYKDFVFPFYETSRGKVITLFFVVEDFSGILSSIINKIAAAKANILTINQNIPINSLADVTISIETAGMVVELEELMDEISKLEGVRRQEILARE; from the coding sequence ATGAATAAGAATTCTACTTACTTTCTTGTCGACGCTTCAGTATTGCCTGAGGTTTTTTCGAAAGTCATAGAAGTAAAAAAGCTTCTAAGTAAGGAAAAAATCAAGGCTGTAAATGAAGCTGTCAAGGAAGTGGGATTAAGCCGCAGTGCTTACTATAAATACAAGGATTTTGTATTTCCTTTTTATGAGACCTCAAGAGGTAAAGTTATTACCTTATTCTTTGTTGTGGAAGATTTTTCGGGCATCCTATCGAGTATCATCAATAAAATTGCTGCTGCAAAAGCTAACATTTTGACTATAAATCAGAATATTCCCATTAATAGTCTTGCTGACGTGACCATCTCTATAGAAACTGCGGGGATGGTAGTAGAGCTGGAAGAATTAATGGATGAGATAAGCAAGCTTGAAGGTGTAAGACGACAGGAAATTCTAGCAAGAGAGTGA